aatatttttttcgggacaaaaataacacaaatcgtatgcaaaaatgatttcgatatcgaaattatgacaaaatgtacaaaatttctgGATCGATATCGAATTCCATagtctcaaataagaaaattaagataaattttactcgatatcgaatgcggtaattcggtcCAAGGTTTCTTTGgtattgaacaaaattttacctAGACCCCATATAATGTCCCCACGGAATACtctttgagcagtcataaatatgttgaatatgcggcaatcctgataaaattttgcacaaattagttctaagtactctgaattTATACTGTAAAGTGTGGCGAACATCGGgtaacatttgtccctagtccccataaaaggtctcagaaaatgacttgaacattcataattttcttataataatcaATATTGTGATgtaattggacataaacaagttttatatcaCTCTACaactttctaccaacttttgtgaggatcggttcataatttatcctaccccccatataaccgctatatcagaaaaatattttattttgccgAATATatcacaaatttaaaatgttctttattaatgtacttaaaatgtatttttttaacttattcCCATTCACAATTCATTATATTTCCAATACATTTGTATTACAACGCACCAGTCGTTGATTCCAATCTCCCGTATttgattttctattcaaattcaatgttactGTCAAACGCCTCAAGTCTGCTACATTTCCACCCTCCCTTTGTGGACTTTCGGCATCCACGTGTTGCATACGTTCGGGTAATTTGCGCAATTGCAGCTGACGTATTAATACTTTTATAGTTTGTAAACGAAATTCTTTTGGATTTACGGCTGCCTCTGAGCCATAACTTGGTATCATTAATACCGAGTGACGTAGCATGCTGAATAAACGTGTAATATTATTGCGCACTTGCTGTGTGGATATAACCAAATTCAATTGTGCCTCCAACCAGTAGACTAAATCATTGAAAAATTGTGAACTGGCACCAGCACGTATTGCCCACTtgagtaaatttaaattttcacatgGCCCACAATAGCCGCAGGCCAACAAAGATTGTTTTAAGTCGTACATTTATAGCTTTTTGTTTGGgggaaaatttagaaaattgttaaGAACTTGAGGTGTAAATATAGTTATTGGTACTCAATATTATTATACGAAATATAACGGTATTGTTTAGTAGATCATAtggttttcaaacattttagtaCATACCTTGAAAATTGGATGTAATAAGGATGccagaatatttattttaagttagGCGGCAGTGTTGTACGCTTCTATcagtcgaacaatcgactttttggtaaattttgcacattttcaatacaaaacatttctgatcaacaaagaatatttgaagaaaatttcaTCTCCTAAGTCCTTCCATGTAGACCCCATCATGCCTTCAACAAACAGAAAAACGGACTTAGCTAGtttgtcttagaattttataagagtgtgacacctcccatacaaagtgcatagttattttggaatataACTGTGAAAGCATCAACATTtgttggctgaaaatgggcggaattggataaatgggccatacaaagtaaatagttattttctaatatttgcaGAACTATATTGTGagtcttcaaacgaatcaatatCTTATTACTCtatgaagtttaatcaaaaatgggacCGATCGGAACAGGGTGTGTGGCACGGGGCATCTCGCCTGCAAAATAAATAGCTaatatcgaatatctggagatctATGTATAAttgtaaaaacatttaaactttTCTTATTACTGATCGAATGTTTTGAGTTAGAAATCctctttatttttcttatctTAAAACTTAAgtggaaatatgtatgtataaaatgtttaaaatatgtagatatattttatttttctgcgGCGGGAATTCCCATAATACTAATAACTCCACAAGCTATTATTTCTCCCACTGAGTTCTCTTCATTCTGATATGCCTGGGGATTGGGTATTGCATGCAGAGCGGAAGAAAATATATCAGCATTCAAAGCCGTATTCAAATCAATCGGTTTCTCGTGTATAACAATGGAACGTCCGATTATGCCATTATAGCCAAACAGCGTTAAATAGATGCTAATAAAGGCCACATTTACTTCACCACCTTCTTTAGCCTCAATATTACCCAGCTACaattaaattgattaaaaaattaatttccagTTTTGTCTATTTCCATGTTTACTCACAAAATTATTGGGAAACTGGCCACCGGTAGACTTGCAGCCATCTGTTAAATCTCCATAGGTATGTATGTGTAATGCATGTTTTCCAGCCGGTATGCCAGTGGCATTTAAGGTTACCTTGATGTCATTGTTGTAGGGCAGCTGTTGGAACGTTATCATACCGTCTATACCTTCACCAGTTATTTTAGCTCCTGCTTGCCATTGAGGGGCCACCTATATAGGGGAAAggaatatagttttattttggAATGAGGGGGGAAATGTTTGCAATGATTGTGATAGTTTAggccaattaaaaataaaaggggtggttaaagaatattttctgTGGTTAACAAGCAAATGGAACTATGTAGTCCATGAAtgaaaattttgccattttccGTCTTTTAAAAGTGCTGGTAATTGTTCATTGATCTCATCCGAATCTGTTTTTATCGCAATTCCATCATACTTCGACCGATTGTGTGGGCATAGTTCCGAATATTCGCCggaaaattttgggaatttttatataacagtAATATTTCTAATGGATCGATTATATCCATCGAATTGTTCAATACTAGGTTAGGCGTAATTTAGCTGTGGGTGGAGAGCTCGCTCGTCATTGTTATTATCGCTTAAGGGCAATCAGGCTGTCCCTTTTTCGCTGCTTTCGAGGAATTACGTTTCACTCGCATTGTTTAATGTGTGGCGTAACTGTACCGCGTTACGGTTCTTCGAAGTTTGCATTGATCACATACTATCGAATTTGGATTTATTaccttaaattattttgaataaatggTGAAGTACCAAACAAAACTCATTTGATTTTGGTGGAGACCATAAAACTCAGGAGCTGAGTTCGAGAATTCCCGCTTCCTATACGAAGGTATAGGTCGATTGGCTGTTCCTGGACGAGGTTCTTTTTAGGCGTATGCCGTAATTGGAGATGGCGTTATTAACTTAAAACTTTACAAACAAACCGTCATAAGCAGGAAGttatgctttacttctttaatttgaaaaaaactgctGCTGAAGCAcgccgattgctcaccgaatcTTATTGTGAATGTTTTTCATCGGTTTAGCCGTGCGGgaaatggtttgtgcggttcagaagtggtgattttgacaacgaagacaaagatcgcttaGGCCAGccgaaaaagtttgaagaccaagaattagaggcattaatctatgaagattgttgtcaaactcaacaagagcttgcaaaatcattggtaaTTACTCAGCTAACAAttgcaaaatgtttgcgagcagcagagttcctccaaaatcagggaaatggggtaccatacgaattgaagctgaaagacgattttgtatgtgtgaaatgctgcttgaacgctataaaaatattaatttttgcaccgaatcattacttgcgatgaaaaatttatccatttcgataacccgaagcgtaagagatcttatgtgaagcccgaccaaccagccgcaTCGACACCAAAGTCTAATATCCATGGAGCAAAGGTATGTTCTTTATTAGGTGGGagcagatttcagcagctcataatagatatgactctttacctattatgagctgctgaaatctggccagaccctCACAGGGAACGtcgaaaaactatttagaaagattAGGTTGGCAAGTTTTGCATTGTCcgactattattttttttcgattgatgcagaacgctctatgTGGGTTCGCTTCAcagaaattggcttgattcgttattgggctcaaaagatgagcagttctttgaTTCAAGTCCTCATAGAATTCCAAAACAGtatattgatggtgggtttGCAAGATTCTACACAGCCGAATAAAATACACTTACTTgtttagtctgcttttacacagggcaagttttcttgtcgcaagtctgagtttataggagagagaggcaggaagaaagaagaggggtacacacttgcttgtactgtctcttcaattctctttttatacccttcaccttcgtgagaagggtatatacacatctgctcaaaataatagatacacctaattggaaaaaatttaaatggcggtaacattgaaaatttcctcgcaagcgttaagaatacatcatattattaaaatttctatctggcaatgtcatgtcagtcaaaaatctggcaactatttgctttcatgttgatttttaaaaacgaatttatttgaattacaaaaaattatttgctcataaaaatagatacacatcagtaatttgtaatttgtttatatacaattttttttttgtgcaattttttgttcctatttacgtgaaacagtaagtataatttaaattttagcaacaattttataaaaaataggactcttttgaagaaaatgggacgaaatcatcattgtaccgaagatgagaaaaaaattgttcaaacgatgagaaatcaaggaaaatcattacgggaaatagcaaagagcataggaagatctttacattttgtccaaaatgctttatctaaaaaacaaaaaagagaaactcgcggtagaccaaagaaaaccagtccagaaacagataggcggatcgtccttatggttaaaaaagaccctttcatatcatcgaaagctatttctgcggagctatgtaacgaaatcagtccacaaacagttcgtcgtcgtcttttacaagctaaattgccgggaagaattgccagaaaagtgccactaatgcgccaaaaaaatatcaagacaagattagaatttgctaaagagcacttacaatggtccgggtgtgaaggcgaacaaaaatggagaaatattttatggagcgacgaaacaaaaataaatttgtttggaaacgactgccaaagaaatgtacgccgaccaaaaggaaaagaattccacgttaaatttacaaaaaagacggtaaaacatggcgggggaaacataatggtttggggttgcttttcatggaatggtgttggtccgatattccgaatagaagataccatgaatgctagtgggtatagagacatattggaaaacgtaatgcttccatatgcatcggaaaatatgccattaatatggacattccagcaggacaacgacccaaaacatagttcaagattagttaaaaactggttcttggagaataacgtacctgttttaagctggcccagccaatcccctgatttaaacccaatagaaaacttgtggagtgatttaaagataaggctttcgaaggaagttttcaaaaataaagacgatttatgggagaaaacgcaaaaaatatggtacgagattccattggagaagtgtcagaacttgatatccagtatgcccagaagagtggagaaagttttacaaaacaaaggtggatatactggatactagctttactttaataataaactaatttttttaagataaaatttattagcttttgtttaataagaatttttaaaaatgtatctattattatgagcaccaaatttttcgaaatttaagaaatttaatttactttataatatttattattaattatgaaatattttgtttttgttttttactctccttttaattataaataaaaatcgactgaattttttttataattttacaatataccattattttttttcgtttttaaaaaataaattttggtgtatctattattttgagcagatgtgtataagttagaattccgtttgtaatttacacaatataattttgcgaccctataagatatatatatattctggatccttatagatagtggagtcgattaagtcatgtccgtcagtctgtctgtccgtcagtctgttgaaatcagttttctgaagaccccagatatcttcgggatccaaatcttcaataattctgccaaacaagctttcgagaagtttcct
The nucleotide sequence above comes from Calliphora vicina chromosome 1, idCalVici1.1, whole genome shotgun sequence. Encoded proteins:
- the Sodq gene encoding superoxide dismutase [Cu-Zn] 5, which translates into the protein MSFLTVHSLRILKYFCAIIVILYNLNSHTAAAQSILDRFRPNSNLSSVGGGDEQVKIVSGTKVKRFERFTLPLVGPVNLLHPQPSLYYVAPQWQAGAKITGEGIDGMITFQQLPYNNDIKVTLNATGIPAGKHALHIHTYGDLTDGCKSTGGQFPNNFLGNIEAKEGGEVNVAFISIYLTLFGYNGIIGRSIVIHEKPIDLNTALNADIFSSALHAIPNPQAYQNEENSVGEIIACGVISIMGIPAAEK